The DNA window CTTTCTTTTCAAGCATCCCAAGCGAAATGAGGTTTCTCTTTATTGATGGTATATATCTTACTTCTGATAGGATTTTGTAAGATCCATCCTCCATCAACATCCTCACATTTCCTATGCCCTTTACCTGACATACTTGGTTATTGCCCAATAGCACAGAGCCTGCAGCATCCTGCAAATCCAGAATCCATCTCTTCTTGGAAGTCATATGGAAGCTGCAGCCTGAATCCATCACCCACACATCCGGTGCTTCATCTTCTGCCACATTCATCACCTGAGCAACTTCCATTTCCTGAGTAATGTCAGCTGTGTCTGTAGCTTGATCACCCTCGGCTTGTTTCCTTTTCCAAGAGTGACAATCCCTCTTGATATGCCCCGGCTTCTTACAGTAATAGCAGGATCTTGTTTCCTTTTCTGCTCCAGATTTTTTCTTCCAAGGCTCGGGCTTCTTTTGGGGTTTCTTCTTGCCATTCTTCTTTGGATCATATCTGACAATCAAGCTCCCACTTGATGGATCAGTGACTTTCTCTACACCCTTTTGAAATTCCTTCATTTTTAGTGCTGAGTGAACTTCTTCATATGAAATCTTGGAATCCCTTCCAAGCAAGATGGCGTCCTTGAACTGCTCAAAGCTTCTTGGCAGAGAATTGAGGAGCATTAGagccttatcctcatctttaATCTCCTCCTCtatattctcaagatcatccAAACACTTGGCAAATTCTTCGAGCTGCTCCCCAATGTTTCTTGAATCTGAGAACTTGAATGTGAAGAGTTTCTGCTTGAGCAAAAGCCTATTGCTCAGAGACTTGGTCATATATAGTGACTCAAGCTTGGCCCACACTCCAGCCGCGGTTTCCTCCTTAGAAACCTCCCTCAGCACTCGATCACTCAGACTGAGAATCAATGTGCTATAGGCTCTATCATGGAGATCTAGAGCCTTGGTACCGGACTTATCCCCTTCTGGTGCCTCGCCTTCTCCCTTCTTAGTTTCTGAGTCAGCCTTGTTCTTCAAAACATCCCACAATCCTTGCTGCATGAGAACCGCCTTCATCTTGAGGCGCCATAACCCAAAATCGTTCTTGCCCGTGAACTTCTCCATGTCGAACCTTGCTGTAGACATCTCGTGGAtttcgtttcccacagacggcgccaatttgtaaaaTCGAAACAGCAAGCTAGATCAACACCCAAAGAAGTCTTCACACGAGCAATAAACCAAACACACAAAGAGCAACGATGAAAAACAGATGACACGGctgatttacgtggttcggctctCTCGAacctacatccacgggagaaTCACGAATTGCTTTTATTCCACTCGACTGAATCACAATTACAATGAAGAAGATAAACCTCCTAATCTAGAATCTATACACTCAAGAATCATTTGCTCAAATCGCATGAACTCTCGGATCAAAGTCTATGATCTCTCTATGATTCCTCACAAGAATGATAGTGTATTCTTTCTTTCTTGATTACATTGAGTTAGACGCGCTCTCATTTATAGCAGCTCCAACTTCCCCCCGAGAATCAGCTCAAACCGAGCTCAACTTCTCCTAACCAAAAATTAGCCGTTTAAAACTGACTTTCAAACCACATCTTTacatatttgcaaaacagtccCTGATCTCTTTCATTTGTCATTCATGCatccattcataacacttacaAAAATTAATGGATTCAATAATTGTTTATTGTGTAGTCGAATGCAACaataaatactagtacaatTATTTAGTACTCTATGCCCCCGTTCTGTTGGAGGGGATAACCCAGGACTTCTTCTGCTCTCCAGCCCCACTAATCTGCCGTTCGGTTACTTTTACCCCCACGACTCGGCCCATGACAAAACTATCTAGGCCCGTCTTGGCCCGTGATGTTTTGTGACTATTATCGCACGACTATCCATCCGGCTCCTACCCCTCCGACTAATTAGTCCCAACTATATTTTTTCTTCCTCCCCACTCATTTCCTCACATTCTTGGTGCTGACGAGTTATTGGATGCGAGGTTGTCGAGGAAGCAAGAGAAGAAGGTGAATAATGGGAGAGAGGGTGAAAATAGAAGAAAACAATCTTCGGTGTgcatagagagagaaagtagcCTTTTGTGTCGGTCAAATCAACATCTTTCTCTCTGTAATTTACTCCTTCATTATATGCATATTAATGGGTGTTATTGTTTGttacaattatttaataatttattaaatatttaattaattaattatttatttatttagttaatcaattaattaaacttcattcactttatttttttataatttattaagtattttaatattaatgttATTATTAATCTCATCAaccaataaaattattttatatataatctTAGTAACCAAACAACAATACAAATTTCATACTAATTTAATCATTTACTCATGGACAAAGCCCATCTTAACTTATCATATATTGTATCTCATTACTATTTTATCTATtgaaccgaacaccccctattATTTGTAGTTGTCTTCGAATTTTCACATTTTTCCAACGTCCATATACTAGAGtactaagagtgtccacaatagggaGCTGCGGCTCTCGGGTAGGGGCTTGGCCGGGCTGCGGCTCCCTATAGTGGAGGACAAGCAGAGCCGCGGCGGGGGCTGGGGTAGCCCATGGGCGCGAGCCGCGGCTCCGCCTGAgtttcgattttttttcttatttatttcttataaaTGTACCTATTCAGCTATTCTTCTCAATTCTTTTACCTCATTCTAATCTCCActattttcgttgtaatttttcCCTTTCTATAATACAAAGAAgatttggttttattttttttttcttaaattatgaatttttttaattattatagtccgataatttttattccagttaaattaaaatatatcaagaatgaaaaaataattaatttgtgaCTTGGATTTGTCCACTATTAGGGTGGACAAATTTTTTTATAGCCGTGGATAAGTTTTCATGGGCTTGGATATGTCCATCCTAGTATGGACACTCTAAACATGTAGCTCATAGTTATTTGATGTTTATATTAAATCTAGAGCtttaaaaattttcaatattGACCAATCTTCCACAATAGAAGATCACGAAAAATTTTATGAACTCTACCTTCTAcaacatataaaatatttacCGATAAGGgaaattttaatgtaaatcATCTCAATCTAACAGCATATAAATATACGAACaaaatttatagtagtactcttcacaacttaaataaaaaaaattaacttttttagttaattattggGTCAGGAGATATAAGTTTAATTTGTAAAGAAGAAACCAGCCCATATATTGAAATAGAAGTTGGCCCAAAATAAAacctaagagcatcagcagtggagcggaattcccaaaagcacctcctgccacgtcatacggacttcccactgcccTGCCACATCATACagaattcccactgcacagtagcGGAAttctcacattaaaaaaattcacaaattcactaattagacaatttccggaattaaacaatttacgtaattaaaatttcgacacgaatacggagaaaatgcaaccactttatttataaaaaaaccatactgcattaaaaaaaatacataattactaaaaaaaagtacattattataaaaataaaaaccggcttctcactcctcggattcctcgTCGCCAGTCctctcgccgtcgtcgccgccgccccCTCGCCGTCATCGTCCGACAACCCGTCGAACCCCAAATCGCGGCGCATACTGTCGAGGAGGGGCTTAAGCTTCCGCTTGTAATGGGGTCGGTCGCttggcgccattcaaccatcgcacgtaacaaggtttcatgtgcggcgatgcgggcgaatgaggggttctcgggatcgttttgggggTGCTGTCGATTGAGCCTCGGCAGATCCGCTGGTGCTTCCCCTCGACATCCGCGCCGCGGACTTTTACCCAACCGGGCAACGGCGGCTGGCCGACGATATGGGTgtggggaactctgcctcggcggggggagttccgcggaaccagcactgctactgtactctccagaggcgctgatcttcgtccgcttcggccagccaaaTTCAacccgcagtgaacttgggCGAAGACTGCACCTCATGAAACACCGGCCAATacttgaattccccgaagccctTCTCAGCGTCGGGGAACTGCTGATGAGCCAGctgcttcacatcctcggcagacatgccgctggttgccgagcggaggttgtttgtgtaaatgccggcaaatcggctgaaCTGCCTCTTCAACCGTTCCccctgtttccggcattgctccgCGTTGTGCGCCTTCCCCTTACAATTTTGTTTATTAGTGGTGTAATTAAATGTTGGAGAAagacaattttatttattagtgGTGTAATTAAATGTTGGAGAAAGACAATGTATAAAAAATGACAGGAGAAAATAGAGTATCTGGTGTGGATGTTGATATTAATAGTTACAAGCAAGCATGTGGTGGAACAAGAATTAAAAGGCTTTGTGACAACAAGAGATAATTATGGCATTGACGCCACATGGAACAATCCTCAAAATTCTATAAATTGCAATGCTAAACACCTCTCTCTATCAAATCaaccaattttattttctataatcaAAATGGATAACGCAAGCTATCAAGCTCAGGTACAACCTTAATCAACAAAAGATGCATattattccattaactttttacACCTATAACCTTTCACATTTCTTAAGACCTATTAAcctttcacatttcttaaaatccgaaCTGAGTCATATTCACGAAAGGATGAAGTCCTATTCTAAATTTTATAACTGAATTATTTGGTGTGGTAGGAAAAGGGCAACCAGCTGCTGGACAAAGCTGGCAATGCTGTGTTAGAAAAAGAAAGGTATAAGCTTGTAGGATAAGCTTTGTATTAGCTTGGAGGCTAAGAAATACATTAGCTTGGAGGCTAAGAAATACATGAGCTTGGTGCCCAAGAATATATTAGCTTGGTGCCCAAGAATACTTGTAGCACAAGCTTTGTAATGCCCTATATAAGGGTGTCATATTGTTGAAGAAAATAATCAAGCCTTTTACCaaaatccttcttcttcttagccatttaacatggcatcagagccagCAACGATTCTTGGAGCTCAGAATCAATCTCATCATCGCTCTTAAACCTTTCCCAACCTCTTGGCCAAGAACCTGTAAAAGGCAGAAATGTCAGAAACTGAAAAGGTGATCACCGGCGACCCGAACTCATCAGAAGCGGATGAGTTTGCACGTCTCTTTTCAAATTTCATGCGAAAAAGCCTCATGCAAAACCAACCACCAGAAAATCCCGACAAACCAGAAAAACCAATATACAAGACCGATTCTCAACCCTTGACAGTAGGGTTTAAACTCAACGGAGAGAACTATCCGGTATGGTCCATCCTGATGCACAATGCGATTAGCGGAAGGGGGATGGTATCTCACATCACTGGAGTCCCATCCCCACCAGCAAGAACAGATCCAACGCTTACACAATGGCAGGAAGCCGACCATTGTGTATTTACGTGGCTAGTTCAAAATATCGAGACCAAATTGGTCAGCCGAGTGGCTCAACAACCGACGGTGAAGCACATATGGGACAGCCTGGCCGTAACATACAAAAGCGGTGGAGATTCGTTACAGATATACGATCTACACCGTAGGGCAAGCACTCTAAAACAGGGGAACACCACACTGGAGGAAGTGTGGAACGATCTCAATGAGATCTGGACAGCAATTGACCAAAAGAGGCCCAACCGGATGAAATGCCCAGATGATATACAGATCCACAATGAAGAAACTGAACAAAACAGACTGTATCAGTTTCTTACGGCATTGGATGACAAGTATGAAATCGTAAAGAGAGAGGTGTTAAAAATGGAACCACTTCCCTCAGCCGAGCAAGCGTACAACATAGCGAAGCGGGAAGATGCCCGATCGGAAATTCTCCGTCCTACAGACGGAAAACCCCCAGGAGACGGAATCGGAGCAGGGCTATTCACGGCGAGGAGGCCAAATCACTCCACCGCCCCACGCCGTGGTGGCAGTAGCGGAAATGGGGGATGGAACCAACGGACATCCGAGGAGCGAAGAACGGATGATGATAGATCCAAATTGGTTTGTATCAATTGTGGAAAACGCAAGCACACAAGAGAGCAATGCTTTGAATTGGTAGGGTATCCGGAATGGTGGGAGTTGAAGCACAAATCGGCGGCTACTCGACCACCGTGGGGATTTCTAAAACTCACAAGCCTCACCTATCTCATATTCAGACTACTAGTGGGGATTTTACGGTTGTAAAGGGGGCAGGGACTGTGAAGATTTCTCCAACTTTAGAATTATCTAATTGTTTGCATGTTCCCTCACTTTCCCATAAACTACTGTCAATCAGTCATGTGACTCAAGAATTAAATTGCACACTGCTAATGCAACCGAATTTCTGTCTACTGCAGGATATCAGGACCGGAgagattattggacgtggcactgaaagTAACGGgctgtactatgtggatgagatagctcaaaaaggaGCTGCCATGCTAACTCACGGGTCTGCTGATAGggaagcttggctttggcaccgaCGCCTAGGACATCCTTCTCCGGGttatttaaaaatgttatttcCTAATATCACTTCAAAATCGAGCATgcattgtgaaacttgtgttttagcTAAAAGCCATAGAAACCCCTATCCGTTGAGTAATTCTCGTACTAAATCTATTTTTGATTTAATACATTgtgatgtttgggggcccgcaccagtAGTTGGGGGACAAGGCTTTAGATACTTTCTTATCTTTGTTGACGATTGTACCCGTATGACTTGGGTATACTTTATGAAgcataaatctgaagttttcGAAAACTTTGTCCACTTCTATAATCTTGTCCAAACACAATACCAAAAACCCATCAAAGATCTGATAATGGAAGGGAGTTTGTCAATTCCAAAATGAAACAGTTCATCCTAGAAAAGGGAATGatacaccaaaccacatgtgcCCACACTCCataacaaaatggggtagccgaaaggAAAAACAGAATCCTACTAGAAATGACCCGTGCCATACTCATTGAATCACAAGTCCCAAAGACCTTCTGGCCTGAAGCCCTCGCCACTTCCGCTTACCTTCTAAATCGGCTACCTACCCATATCCTAAAGTTTCAAACGCCAGTCGATACCCTAGCCCTATACACGACCATTCCTCAACATCTTTCCCTAAAACCTCGGATCTTTGGCTGCTCCGTCTTTGTCCATATACCAAAACATGAACGAACAAAATTATCCCCATGAGCTattaaatgtgtatttgtgGGTTACGGGGTGAACCAAAAGGGTTATAGATGCTTTGATCCTAAATCTAATCGTATGTACACGACCATGAATTGTGACTTTCTTGAATCAGAGTACTTCTATACCCaccttagcggtcagggggagggTGATATTAGGACACCTAATAGTGACCCACTAAGCTGGGTGTCAATGCCAAGTGTACCAGAAGTGGACCTACCAGAGGAAGCAGTACGCAACTCCGCTGGACAAGTCTCTGACGTGGTGCAGACTGAAGCGGCAGGTGACACAAGTCCTAGTAGTGACTCTCCGCTCCTGATATCGAATGTAAGTACTCTTGCCCCTGTCAATGAGATTACTGGAACTAGTGTTGTGGATGAGACTCAGGGGGAGAATAGTGATCAACCTAAAGAAGTTGAAATGGATGAAGTTGAGGGAGTCGATCCTGACACTGGGAGATATATACTACCTCCAAGGGCAAACATGGGAGTACCACCAAAGAGGTACAGTCCAGAAAGAATCAACAGAAAGGCAAGATACTCTATTGCTAACTTGGCAAAAGGGCACCTGACTGAGATGGCTCAGGTGTTCGAGGAAGCACTCTACGACGAGGAGGAAATCCCACAGTCAGCCGATGAAGCGATGAGGAAcaagcattggagagaagctatgaAAAAGGAGATAGATGCTTTAATGCGTAACCACACCTGGGACAAGTGTATACTCCCCGAAGGAAAGAAACCAGTTGGGTGCAAATGGGTGTTCACCATTAAGCGGAGACCGGATGGAAGTATCGAGCGgtataaagctcgactggtggctaaagggtacactcagacttatggaATAGACTACTCAGAAACGTTCTCCCCTGTAGCTAAGATGGATACAGTCCGAGTACTACTTTCCATTGCCGCCAATCGAGATTGGCCACTGTACCAGTTCGACGTCACTAACGCCTTTCTTCATGGGGagttgaaaaaggaaatatatatGGAGGCGCCACCAGGCTTCTCTGATGAGTTCCAGGCAGGTGAAGGATGCCGATTGAGGAAGACTCTGTATGGGCTAAAGCAGTCACCGAGAGTCTGGTTTGGTAGATTTGCAGACGCAATGAAGAGCTATGGATACAGGCAAAGCAATTCAGATCATACACTATTCCTGAAAAGGCACGAGGGAAAGACTACCTGTTTAATTGTgtacgttgatgacatgattattacaggcgATGATGCAAAGGAAATTGAGAATTTGAAGGAGAAGCttttcaaagaatttgagatgaaggatttaggtGATCTCAAGTACTTATTGGGAATTGAAGTCCTTCGCTCACCACGGGGGATATTCTTGAGACAGAAGAAGTACATCTTGGACATCTTAGCAAAGACCGGCCTACTAGAGTGTAAGCCAGCCGAGACCCCAATTGTACAAAACCATGGCTTGAAGATACAAGATGGAGCTGAGGCCGCAGATCGAGGGCAATATCAGCGACTAGTTGGGAGACTCATCTATTTATCTCACACTAGACCTGACATCGCTTATGCTGTAGGGGTTGTAAGTCAATTTATGCATCAACCCCAGGCCGAACACTTAGAAGCTGCACTAAGAATAGTTCGATATTTGAAGGGAACCGTCGGACACGGAATAGTGTTTAAGAAAAATGGAGACTTAGACATCCATGGGtatactgatgcagattgggcaggtaATCAAGTGGATAGAAGGTCGACTTCAGGCTACTTTACATTCGTTGGAGGAAACTTGGTAACGTGGAagagtaagaagcagaaggtggtagccatgtctagtgcagaggcagaattcAGAGGAATTAAGAGTGGTCTGACCGAGATCATGTGGTTGAGGAAATTGATGACAGAGATTGATTATATTCCAAGTAAGAGTCAGTTATACTGCGACAACAAAGCCGCCATAAGCATTTCAGAGAATCCAGTCCAACATGACCGAACAAAGCATGTTGAGGTGGATAtacacttcatcaaggaaaaaattgaagaaggagTGATCGAATTCCCTTTTGTACGTTCTGAAGATCAACTAGCAGATATACTGACCAAGGCAGTTAGCTCAAGGAGTCTTGAAGGAGTTCTTGACAAATTGAGTATCGGGGATCCCActactcaatttgagggggagtgttagaaaaaGAAAGGTATAAGCTTGTAGGATAAGCTTTGTATTAGCTTGGAGGCTAAGAAATACATTAGCTTCGAGGCTAAGAAATACATGAGCTTGGTGCCCAAGAATATATTAGCTTGGTGCCCAAGAATACTTGTAGCACAAGCTTTGTAATGCCCTATATAAGGGTGTCATATTGTTGAAGAAAATAATCAAGCCTTTTACCaaaatccttcttcttcttagccattTAACATGCTGCACAATCTGTTAAAGAATCATGTCAAAATGAATATTCAGATTTTATAACTATGTTATGAGCTTATAAGAATCGACAAAACTAGAAAACCAAACAAACCCGATAAACCATGATCGATCAtgtgttgtttttgtttttccaGTTGATATAGGCGGGACAGCAGGCGCAGGCGAAGGCACAAGGTGCTGTTGATGCTGTCAAGGATGCTGTTAACTCAAACAAGTgagtgagaaagagagagatcaTGATCATCATGCCACAGCTtccttctatttttatttttcctatcgttgaaacttgaaactatATTCATTTGATTTCATGTTTTGGTTTCATTATGGTAGTTTCTGTGTAGCTAGGTTTCCTTTCTTGTGTAGGGAGGCAAGACTCTCTCACAAAGGaagataaatactccctccgtccccgattaattgtcactcttttccatttcggtctgtccctcaataattgtcacacttcatttttactataaatgataaataggtctcacatttcaGTAACTCACTtccctcacattttattataaaatcaatataaaaagtgagtcacacattccacaaactttttcaactaacttttttttacatttcaacCCGTACCCGATCAaaaagtgacaattaatcggggatgaagggagtatatttttattttacttttaagaTTTGtgacatttttaatttaaagtgAGTAGATGCATCTATAAAGATTTAAGGAAATTTTGCACCAGTCAAAACATGGGTTAGACCAGAAAATTCATAGATTTCAACAATAGTTCAGATCTTCTCCATACTAGGAGCAATAAAAGAGAATTAGCCAACCATTTTAATTTCGAATCAAACATATAACCACGAAAAACGTCTCTGCCACTCGGCCGAGTGGCGTGGTCTGGAGAGATACGAAGCAGAATCTAGACTCGGTCAAGTGGAAAGGGAAAGACGCACCACTCGGCCTCTAGACAGATCATCGTCACGGGGCTCGGCCGAGTGGAAtgtggtggcgcgtctctcagCCAAGTGAAACTCCCTCGACAATTCCCGTTCAGAGACTCAGCCAGAGTGTAACAGTGCAACTCTCCCACTCGACCAAGTGGCCAGAGATGTCACATCACTCGGCTGATAGGAAGATCGCTGTCTCGGGACTCGGGCAGAGAGAAATGTGGTGGCACGTTACTCGGCCAAGTGAAACTCTCTGCACATTTCTCATTCAGAGACTCGGCTGAGCGTGAAAGTGCAACTCTTCCACTCGACCAGGTGGAATCACATCTTCATTTGAAGTAATTCTGCAAGATGGGAATGACAAAATCACCATCTTTCGCAGGTGTTCTTCCATTCTGATTCTGATGAACAACTTCATCATCTCCGCGCCATTCGGCTTCTCtgtcttcatcttcatctttcaATTTCGTCGTATTACGACAACCCAACAACATAAGCTCCAACATCCGTCTTCGAACATCATAAACTGCATTTGCCTCAACCAAACAATCTCCCTTGTAAGCTTCTCTAAGAAACACAATTTGACTCTTGCCTTTAGTAGCCAAGTAGAAAATCCCGGGATGCTTCAAAAGGAGCTCGCGCACGTTAACCACAATCCCGAGATCCTTTCTAAAATGCGCCAATCTCTCCATGTCCATCATCTTCTCCTCGGTCAAGGTCAGGAGCTCGTGGATGATTCCGACCGCGCGCTTCTCGTACCTCTCGACTCCTCCGCACGTGCGAACACGAACACTGATGCTTTCCATCCTTTCGTAAGGCTTCAGGTAGGAAAGGCGCTGCCAGTTCTTCAGCTTCTCCTTAAACCCCGCAACTATCTTAAACCCTGTTGGGAAGCTAATGGGGAATGCGTATTTCGTCTCGAATTCGCTCAGCCATTTCTCCCTGTATTCTCTCTCCCTCCATTTCTCCACCTCTGCTATGAAGCTTACCGTCCCTTCGATCAATTCTACGACCTCTAAATCTACCAATCTGAATAAGTCACTACGCTTTCTGATTATCGAATCCCTAAAATTTTCAGGTAACCCCAATTCCCGTCTCATCAATCTGATCGCGTGTATGTGAACTCTCCCATTTTCAGACATGGCTAAGATCTTTCTGATCTTAATCACATTCTCATCCTCCATGGTGATCAAGATCTCATATTCCAGCTTCAACAATTCGACGAATTTTGAAGTGAATGTGCAGCACGCGTTCCTCCTCACTGGGTGCGTGAACACCTTGAAAACGTGAGGGTATTTGCGGAGGATCTCGCCGGCAGTGAGGGTTTCGACCCCAGCATGCAATGCCCAGCGGGAGAGGAGGTTGACAGAGACGTAGGGGCCGCGTTTCTTGGCAGCGACTACGTCGTAGAGaccgaggacgaggaggagacGGCTGTGGTGGGAGGCGAGGCGGTCGAGCTTTGAGTCGAGGGTTCGGGTTTCAAGACGAGTCTGGGCAGTGTTTGCGGGCTTCTTGAAACGGATTTGTATCGAGGCGGTAAACGGCCCACCTGGGAATAAAGAGTGATATGCGTGGGCGATTTTGTTTAGGAATCTCATACCTGTTAGAAAGAAAGAATAACGGATCAATTAGTCTAGGTAGGGTAGATATCTATTCTATTTCGGAGATATGTGACAAAAAAATGAACTAAAATGTGTGTTCTTATcatgctttatttatttatcttaccTACCAAATTGCACATAATTAGATTGATTATCTTCGATATCTATGTAACACTCTTAGTCGATCAGTAAACCAACCAAATAAGTGCCAAAACATCCAAGTCAAAAACTTGGCCAGAATAATGCCTTAACTTTGAAAAAATCATTCCAATCAACTCCCAAGTTGAAAATCAACAAAATTAGTGGCAAATGAGACTTATTGATGTCTATTGCATGGATAAATTTGAAGCTTGAAATTCCTAGTCGTTTAG is part of the Salvia splendens isolate huo1 chromosome 22, SspV2, whole genome shotgun sequence genome and encodes:
- the LOC121787088 gene encoding protein ROOT PRIMORDIUM DEFECTIVE 1-like, encoding MRFLNKIAHAYHSLFPGGPFTASIQIRFKKPANTAQTRLETRTLDSKLDRLASHHSRLLLVLGLYDVVAAKKRGPYVSVNLLSRWALHAGVETLTAGEILRKYPHVFKVFTHPVRRNACCTFTSKFVELLKLEYEILITMEDENVIKIRKILAMSENGRVHIHAIRLMRRELGLPENFRDSIIRKRSDLFRLVDLEVVELIEGTVSFIAEVEKWREREYREKWLSEFETKYAFPISFPTGFKIVAGFKEKLKNWQRLSYLKPYERMESISVRVRTCGGVERYEKRAVGIIHELLTLTEEKMMDMERLAHFRKDLGIVVNVRELLLKHPGIFYLATKGKSQIVFLREAYKGDCLVEANAVYDVRRRMLELMLLGCRNTTKLKDEDEDREAEWRGDDEVVHQNQNGRTPAKDGDFVIPILQNYFK